CTTCACAAATGCACTACTGTTTTGAGGTGATTGAAATTCATAACCTTCTATAATTCCATTTTTTATTTTAACAACACATGGGTATATTGTGTTGTTGGTAGGAATGTTCAATTCATCTCTGATATCTAAATATATGTTAGAATAATCCTTTAGACGAAGATTTGTTTTATTTTCCAAAGTCTTGATAGATTCTATTTTGGTAAGAACAAATAGGATATTATCGTTTTCTATATTTTCCTTCATAAAGATTTCTGCTTCTTTAATACATCCTTGGCAACCCAACCCCGGGAGAATAACAATCCATTGCTGGGTTAAATCCATATTTATGTTTTCCATGAAAGATTTTATAGCTTTTAGTTCAGGATCATCGTTGTGATTCTTGCACGATACACAGATACATGAAAATATGATAAATACCAATATTACGCTTGAATATACTTTTTTCATTTATTAAATTTTTACCGCGTTAAATATTTTTATAATTAGATTTTCTTCCCTATCATCTTTGTCAAGATATTCAATATTCAGTCCTTCCTGTGTGACAATGTAGCCTTCCCTTTTTTGTAACAAGGGAAGCTCTTTTTGCTGGAAAAACGGGATGACCCTGTCATTGAGCAGATCGGCCGCTGTGATGGCGTTTTTACGGTCGTAGAGCTTTACGAACGACACCTTGCAATAAGTGTCGATAAAGGTCTGGGCATAGATACGGCCGATTCCTTTGACCGAACCGACATAATAGGTGTCCTGTGCGCCCAGGTAACCGGGGTGGTGGGTCTCTATCTCGCCGTGGGCCTGTTTTTCCTCTTTGGCACGCTCCAAGGCCTGTAACTGGGCCTCGGTCAGCACGAAGCCATCTTGGGCGGATTTGGCCTCCAAGGCCTTCAACCGTTTTTTAAAGGTCTCCAGGTCATGGCGCAGCCAAACACTCCGTACACCGCCGGGGGATATGAAAGTTCCCCGTTTCTTAAGTTCATTGGACACCCGTAACTGCCCATAGGCGGGAAGTTCAATGGCCATCCCTTATCCCGTCCATTACTTCATCATTAGTAAGTTGTCTTGGACGGTGAAGAACTTTTGGGGAGAGCAGGTCGAAATTAAGAATGTCATCTATATGGTCCAAATGAGGGTGCGTAATCACCACATAATCCAGTTGATTAACCCTGTAATTGTATCTAAGATGCCTTAATGGACTGAACTCTAAATCATTTCCCGAGTGGTCACCAGTTCCTAAGTCTACAACAATATGTCTATCGTTTGGAGTTCTAATGTATGTGGAATGACCATGTTGGACATCCCAAAATACAATGGTACATTCATTTGCCATTTAGATTTGATTTTATTCTTTTTGAAATATAACCTGTTTGCTTCCTAATATGGCAATGGTACATTCATTTGCCATTTAGATTTGATTTTATTCTTTTTGAAATATAACCTGTTTGCTTCCTATATGACAATGTAAACATCAGTAAGAGGACAATCAGTGTAATAGGGATCCTCCAATTTACAAGACATGTGAACTTCATTTCAATCCATAGATATATTTTGATTAATCCAATCAAAGAAATTAGGCCGATAATGGTTCGATACATATTGTTTACCTCTGAAAGCAAATCAATTTTGTCATCTTTCTTTGAAGCTTTGATATGGTCTTTGTACGATTCAAATTTTGCAATCTTTACCCATTTCAGAAATGGTTCTATTACCAATGAACCAAATCGACTTACAACTAATCCCAGAAAGTAGTAGATGAAAGCTTTGGTCAGGATGTCTCCATCAATCTCAAAGCCTGCCTCTTTTGAAATCCAAAACCCAAATATCACTCCTGGAAGTAAGTAATTGAAAATATTATATGATGATATTTTTTCAAACAATTCTTTCATTGCCTATAATGATTGAACATCCTGTCAGTGATGGATAATTTCCTCACTTTAAAATATTGTGATAAATGGGAACAGAGTTCCCTGTATAACGTGTAATGTTTTGATTTACAAAAAATTGTCTAATACTGTGCCAAGTTAAATTGGCTGACAAAAAGTCTTAAAATTTAGTTAGAATTACTGTCTAACGTGCTGTTAACATGTAAAATATGTGTGTGATTAAGTTGTTCAATCTCAAATTACCATTCAATTGCATACCCCATGAATAAAGATTTTAGTCAAACATTGGGATTATTAGGGAAAAAGAATTCAGATAAAATTTAAGCTTGACAAAAAAAATGAAAGCTGTTATTACAAATAGCTGTTTAATATTTTTTATACATTTACGGCCTTAAAGAAGAGCAAATCATATCTTCTAAGTTCTTTTTATGGTTTTAGTGCGCAATTAGGTGTACATATTTAGAAAAAACAATTTAAAGTGCTGATTAACAGTTCGGTATAGTTAGATGGTTCATTCTGCCACCCCGACAATAGTAAACAAAGGGCTTTCGAGAGATTGGAAGCCCTTTTTGTTTTCCTTAAAATTGCTGGGTTCCCCCAACTTTTTCCATTTTCTTTTTTCCTCTTTACTCATTTGAATTGTTTTGATTTTTTACGAATAACCTTAAGTTATTTTTTAACCAAAGAGCAGGAGGTCATCTGGAATTGTGAGACTGTATGAAATCAAAAGATTCACCACCTTAATTCAAAACAATTCTGCTGTATGGTCAAGACCTAATCTGAATAGATAATGGATTGGACCTTTTCCGAATTTCCGCTCGGTGGGCAGTTCCCCAATGGCAAGAAAATCCAATAAAGAATGCTAAAACAGATACTCAGGGTTATGATATCCTATAGCCAAAAAGAAAAAACAAAAGGTGGTTTACTTTTTGTTTCATTTTTTTTCTCAGGATTGAAAAGGCTCTGACCATATTTTTTTCAACCGTATTAACTGAAATATTAAGATAATCGGCAATTTCATTATAGGTCAACCCCTCTTTTTTACTAAGTAAAAAAGTTTCTTTGCACTTTGGTGGTAGCAGTTCTATCTCCTTTTCCACCGCGGTAAGAAGTTTAAAAGTCCGACTTTCATCTTGGGTTTCAACAAATGAATCCAAC
The sequence above is a segment of the Muricauda sp. SCSIO 64092 genome. Coding sequences within it:
- a CDS encoding MBL fold metallo-hydrolase — protein: MANECTIVFWDVQHGHSTYIRTPNDRHIVVDLGTGDHSGNDLEFSPLRHLRYNYRVNQLDYVVITHPHLDHIDDILNFDLLSPKVLHRPRQLTNDEVMDGIRDGH